From Plasmodium relictum strain SGS1 genome assembly, chromosome: 8, the proteins below share one genomic window:
- a CDS encoding rhoGAP GTPase, putative, which produces MLDSDTEVPQDILAEYDKLLKKSYTENFDELYKTDLLKVIGKDGFGSHIVLLVPCFIVTSGVDPEKTLRYAILTLDPIVKEDYVLILCETHTSWLTDAVYAYAKQWYDTLPRKYKKNLRKLYLVHSGFLSKTLLTILTPFVSAKFWKKVEYIEKLEDLFLKLNVKPTNYLRYFPYIVQRNEEVMLGKKPVSVFGADIEILCQRFGKKYKGFNHIPSIIVEFLSHLSKPEVINTKDLFYLQADANTLYGIIGDIEYGEPTTDFNNIPALVCSFKLFLDTQKHGLLGKDAFSRLHHLKSVSASNKVIRATLSKLYEKLELGVQQCVMCLLKFFQTVSNYSSENNMTPETLGKIFSSTFFRGRKPNATFAECISLANKCMEMLIEKPDILTNPENFDSDSEESKSFETSLDDSKSESSKGTNNSGNNSSETSSDSDDSKEDKSKSSESDKNSEKNSEQNVKHSSLESAEKGSVEKKNLKKNDSKKEDTEEDSEEDSEEESEESEEESEEDQNKLI; this is translated from the exons ATGTTAGACTCTGATACTGAAGTTCCTCAAGACATTTTGGCAGAATACGACAAATTGCTAAAAAAATCTTATACAGAAAATTTTGATGA acTATATAAGACagatttattaaaagtaaTTGGAAAAGATGGTTTTGGTTCACATATTGTTCTTTTAGTTCCTTGTTTTATAGTAACATCTGGTGTCGACCCTGAAAAAACACT AAGATATGCAATATTAACATTAGATCCTATAGTGAAAGAAGattatgttttaatattATGTGAAACTCATACAAGTTGGTTAACTGATGCTGTCTATGCTTATGCTAAACaat ggtATGATACCTTGCcaagaaaatataagaaaaatttaagaaagtTATATCTTGTACATAGTGGATTTTTATCGAAAACGTTGTTAACAATATTAACACCGTTTGTTTCTGCGAAGTTTTGGAAGAAAGTagaatatatagaaaaattagaggacttgtttttaaaattaaatgtaaaaCCTACTAATTATTTGAGGTACTTTCCTTATATAGTTCAAAGGAATGAAGAAGTAATGCTGGGTAAAAAACCAGTTTCAGTATTTGGCGCAGACATAGAAATATTATGCCAACGATTTGGAAAGAAATACAAAGGGTTTAATCATATTCCATCAATAATTGTAGAATTTTTGAGTCATTTATCCAAACCTGAAGTTATTAATACAAaagatttattttatttacaagCAGATGCAAATACATTATATGGTATAATTGGTGATATCGAATATGGAGAGCCAACAACcgattttaataatataccAGCTCTCGTGTGTTCTTTTAAACTGTTTCTGGATACTCAGAAACACGGATTATTAGGTAAGGACGCTTTTTCGAGGTTACATCATTTAAAGAGTGTGTCTGCATCAAATAAAGTAATAAGAGCCACTTTGTCAAAATTATATGAGAAACTGGAACTAGGGGTTCAGCAATGCGTAATGTGTCTATTGAAGTTTTTTCAAACAGTCTCAAACTATTCAAGTGAGAATAATATGACACCAGAAACACtaggaaaaatattttcttcgACTTTTTTTAGAGGAAGAAAACCTAATGCAACTTTTGCAGAATGCATAAGCTTAGCAAATAAGTGCATGGAAATGCTTATTGAAAAACCAGATATTTTAAct aatCCTGAAAATTTTGATTCAGATAGTGAAGAAAGCAAAAGTTTTGAAACAAGTTTGGATGATAGTAAATCAGAAAGCAGTAAAGGAACAAATAATAGTGGTAATAATTCCAGTGAAACTAGTAGTGATTCCGATGATAGTAAAGAAGATAAAAGTAAATCAAGTGAATCTGATAAAAATTCGGAAAAAAATTCTGAGCAAAATGTGAAGCACTCTTCTTTAGAATCTGCAGAAAAAGGAAgtgtagaaaaaaaaaacttaaaaaaaaatgactcGAAAAAAGAAGACACAGAAGAAGATTCAGAAGAAGACTCAGAAGAAGAATCAGAAGAATCAGAAGAAGAATCTGAAGAAGATCAAAACaagttaatttaa